GTGTCTCTTCAGATTGTTGgattctggccatctttatcttttaaagaacctgattttatattttattagaaagtgtGCATTCtgacacattcagaaacaaggCCAATATACAGGGGACAATCCCAAATTTCTTAACATTTTCCTTCGGCAGCCGAACTTGGAATGAACCAGCAACGAAAACTCCAAAGAAAAACCTTTAGAAAGCCTAAAATGGAtttgaaaagattaaaaacgTTTCTGTTCTAGAAACAACAATCACTGAATGACAATTTTTCATAGCAGACAAAGCAACAAcattttcttcacttaaatGGTCCTCACCCGTCTACCAGGCCCTGCTTCTCTATCAGCTTCTCTGACTGCCCTCGGCTCAAACCGCCATGAAACCATGGATGGGTCTTGTGAACGTCTATGagcaaagaaaaagacagagggAACCTTTTTAGCTCCTTGTAAAGTGATGTGTGGAGTTGTACCCCCTTTTTCCCTccgtttgatgtggacttactGGAAGTGCAGGGCTCTGAGCTCATGTTGGACAGGCAGCACCTGAGGGCTTCTCTCTTCTGTCAGAAAACAACCAATGGCAATAATCAGTGTCAGCACAGCTATAAACACTTATATATAAAAAGGCTAAAACATTATCTTGAACAAAAAGTATGTTGTAGGAGAGAGAAATATctacattaacaaaaaaatgattaaaatactaaaaatgcttaaaaaaaaaaaaaactataaaataatttcaagtattaaatatttttatctgaatacaaactacatttataaaaaaaatatatatattgccaattttaaccaaaaaaatagCAGAGGCACCTCTGAATAAATCAGAGGCTGCGTGAATCAGTTACAGGGAGGGATGTAAGTGCAGCAatttcagagggaaaaaaaaaacattacccattaaagattatttaatatattaacaTCCCGCTTTGTAATCTAGTGGAATCTTTGCTCATCCATGACTCATTTTGGGAAACAGATTTCAGTTCTGCAGGAGCACGGTGACACTGACTGACCACCTGTCAGCACTTTCAAAGGGAGTGGCTAGCTAACAGCTGATGGTTTACTGAACAGTCTCAAACAACAcgggagaaggggggggggggactagaTCCATTGCTCGTCTCTTTAATAAAAAAGTCACTAAAAGCGGTCTGAAAAGTTCATAAATAATTTGGAAGAGCAAAATGTTCaaagaagtaaaaacaaaacagcgaaTCAGCACCGTCCGTCACCTCGTGGTACTGATCAAGCACGGGGATGGAGCGGTGATGATTCAGCTTGTCTGCCTCAGACAGAACAGAACTCCACTGAATTAGGGCTGACAATTAATCAGAATAATTGTGATTAATCGATTATTGAAATAATTGTCAACTAAACTACAATCAAATCATCATTAACTGGAGTATACAGACTCTAAAATGTGCCATTTGATTAAACCCACTTAGAGCAGCAATTGAgccaaaactgaagaaaaaaaatacattttgtattaatgAAAAACCTTCTTTGTAAATATACTCTAGAACTCCTCAAGTGACAGTTTTAACTTCACCTGGTCCAAATCTATAAAGAAAATCCTATTAAGCACCTTTTGCTATCTGATTATAAATTtgttaattgaaaaaaaatcgtCAAGAAATTAATGAATCAGCAAACAGTTGTTAGTTGCCACCCTAGCTATATTTTCTACCGGTTGGGTAAACAGGGATATATAGATAAGACCTTAAGAATGAAACTGCCATGTTGTGAGCAGTGAATTAAGCGGTTCagaaaatggacggatggatgttTTTACCATTTGCAATGCATCTAAAATGTGCAATAAGTGTTTTGAGTTCAAAATACTTGTTTATTACGATATGTTAATTTACTAAGAGTATCTCTTCAgattaaatcagaaaaaaaaaaattgatagaTTGAGCGATGACTACTCTGAATACCAACCAACTCTCGTAAAACTGTTACTTAAAAAAAGTTGgtgggtttgtttatcaatgTAATAACTGCGGTGTCTGTCAGGATCAGCCTAGCATAGACAGAAAGGTCAGACTGGAAGCTGTTCCTTCTCACCCTCCAAGCCTGTCCTTCCTCCTGCTCTGCACTCTCCGCCTCTGTCGGGTTATCGATGACCCGTCCTCCAGCTTTCCCAGAGAAGTCCATGGCCACCAAGCTTTCCTCCGACTTTGACTGCAAATAGCATACATATAGTTCAACTACATGCGTGCAGAAATTACAGATTTAAATCACTGCGCTGCGTCATGCGAGACAAACTGACTTTCCTGTCTGCGAGCCTGGAGCCATCTGGGATTGGTGGGGAAGACTTGGGAAACTTGAAGTTGTGCTGAAGCAGCTTCCCATACTGagtacacaaaaacaaaaaattatttcatattACTGCCTCTATTTTGATAACGGTATGATACACAAGAAGTccagtttataaataaatatgatgaaTAAATACCTTGAACAATCTGATAGCAGAGATCCAGAGTGTCCGAATCTTTTCTGTCTCAGCACACATGATCTTTAAATCCTTAACTGCGCCTTGATCCCAGGTAGGCTGAGCAAACAAACATGTATATCAGGAGTTTGCATCCACTCATCATGGGCATGAAGTGACActaattttgtgttttaattgatTTAGACAAACTCTAGGGTGAAATTTCTAATATAACAGTTGGTTTTCATTGGCAGAGGCTCGATGTTTAATAGAGAGGCAATGAGATAAAGTTTGAGGAGGATTCCTTGTTGAACTGCGGGTGATGTGTGCACCAATCTCCTCTAGATTCTGAAAGCAACTAGATGCCTTTTATACTTGTTCAACCCAGAGTGGTTTACAGGAAGAAACCATGAAAGGGGGCAAtcagaaaatagaaataaacaagaACTACACAAATCTAACACCAACAAAATAAAGGGTATGCATTACCACCACTACAATACAAATCAATGCAAATAAACAAATCTAAGCTCAATCACAAGAATAAATCAAAGCATTACACTTCTAAGCATTCCCCTCCTCACCTCACCCTGTTGAGGAGGCAAACCAGGAAGAGGCGAGTGTTTGTTGGATTGTTAAACTTTGTagaaaattaatgaaaacacaaattgGCGTTATGCGTTCTCTTTCAGGAAGACTAGTGGAAGAGTTGcaaaaactgatttttaaaaactgcatttgcaGTTAGGAGTTTATCTCTGCCAGCGTcgaaaaaagattttttattaGAGCAACCAGTACTAATAAATGGAAAAGTCCAAATGACTCAGGGAAGATCTAAGGAGAACTGAGATTTGCACATACTGGTAAAGTCTACTGGTAAACACATGTAGATTCCCAGTTCATACAATTATACTAAAGTAAAAGTGATTTGGATACGTCACCATTTTGCAAAAACCAGGAACAAGATCAAAACAACACGAAAAGGAAATAGGTTAATATATTAAGGAACAACCCAGGGGCCACAAACCCTCAAATCCCACATAAATTGGATATTGGAACACCAGTGTCACTGCCCACAGTATAAAGCCAGCTTTTCATCAACATGGACTGAGAGGGTGTTAGCCAAGAAAGAAGACCCTGCtctaaagtaaaacaaaaataaaaaaatgttaacctCAACCAAAGCTGCCCACAAGTATAAGCCAAATATCtcggggaaaaaaagtttcacaGTCAAATACATGACTAAAACGCATGGAAGCAgagacaaaaataatatttggaGAAGTCAAAGTAAGGTTTGAAAACCTAACAGCATTGTACCCAAGCATGGCTGTGGTAGCATTATGCTATGGGGCTGCTTTGCAATTAATAATGGAGTGCAGAAGGTGGATGGAGTAATGGAGGACAATCACCTCCAAGTCCTTAAAATGCCCCtctaacattcagatgtttgaAATGTAATATAGTTGAATGTTGCAGCAGCACAATTACCCCCAAAACCCATCAAAACTGTTCTTTGGCTGAATCAAGGAGCTTAACGGTAATCCCTTGAATAACTCAAATTAGTGAAAATTTGTGGGATTTTCAAATTAACTCTTATTAAATATACTGAAGCAAGAGCGATCTCAACCTGAACCAAAAAGTGCAAACGGGTTGCATCTGTTGGACTTGTAGATGTTTCACTCAGCATGTCACTTGTGCAACCTGCTACAGGAAACTATTGCAGAGATGGGGGTAAAAGAGTGCTTCCTGTTATTCTTAATAGGGTGTTTCTGGTACAGTTTCACCCATtttaactcaaaaacaaaaccagaaaaaaaaaatgcctccaAAAGCTCCATTTAGATCAAGAACATTATTGTTTGAGAAGGTCCTAAGAAAGCagtttgctctcagactgcaagttcactggtggttcctagagtctatAGAAGTAGAATGGGAAGCAGATCtcttagttatcaggctcctctcctgtggaaccgaCTCCCAGTTTTAGTTGGTGAGGCAGacaacatttctgcttttaggactaggcttaaaactttcccgTTTGATAAAGCCTGTAGTTTGAGATTCATTTAAACGTTATTTGCAATTATTACTGCCAATCACTAGAGTCCTCTGGGTCGTTTGATTtagctttgttttagttttacacTGCACCTCGCCCAGTGCGTATATTCAACTCACTTGTTGCTACCGATAacctaatgttttatttttttttttactttttacatacAAGATGCAGCAATAAACGTCTTTTACAGTGACTCTTTCCTGAACGAGGAAACATAATTACTTAAAAGAATTACTCCTGGGACTGTGTACTTTCTGTTTTCACCCTTAAGATCTACTGATTGACCATTCTTTTATATTCTCTTAAGACAGGGCCACTAACGCAGCTAATGCTGCTAACATCTCCATCTAGTCAGGTTTTGTTTCTCATAGAAAGTAGGCCTACTCCTGGAATAGATTTTCTTCTGTTCCGTTTCAGGCActctgctggaggtttattcttgttaaaggggagtcaTTCCTTTCTACTGTGGCCACATGCATGGCCTGGaaaagggattgctgcaaagtcagcagCTTTAAGCAGTTAGGGGTTCCCTAAAGGGATAACATTTGACCAACTGGCATAAACCCTCTTGCAATATGTTTCTGATCATTTTGAACGGTGTGTCACTGAATCTAATCGGTCTACATACCGGTAATTGAATTTTACTTGTATCAGTTTGATTTAATATGCATTTCTGtatcttttaaaatgatttgagTTTGTTTTCCAGAAGacacttaatataaaaaaaacgaaaacatcCTGCTGCCTTTTTAATGATCCTGTTCTGCTTTTAATACTGGGTTATTTTAATCTTCAGATAACTGTTACTGTAACTGGAGGAGAGCATAGCTGCCAACTTTAACTAGGCTGTTTGTAGCTATCCTTCACAAAGCCATTACAAGTTCACAATCAAAAGCTTTGTTTAAAAcgacaaatataaaaaaagcaaatgtctGGACTGTTTATACCTTGATACAGAAAGTGAAGTCAGTAGGAGATCCGTACAGTTTGCTGCCACCAATCACTGTGTACACATTCGAAACATCCAGGTCGGCAGTGTAATGCAGATGCCGAGGATCCTGATTCCCAAACACAGATTGTAGAAAACAAGTCAGGAGGCACATTCataaaagctaaaattttagcaACAAATCAGGTTCTGTAGAGAACCTGAGAAGTTCCCCAACCTTCTCAAAGCCTTTGATGGTTTTGTAGAGACCAGACCGTCGAAGGACGAAGAACCCCTTCTTCCAAGACTTCTTACTGGTCTCCTTTAAGTGGAGAAATCCCTGGATCTGAGGCGTTGTTCTAGATGTAATCAGATTCTGTTGAATGACCAGAATTCAGTTCAGTCTCACAAATTTAAAACGGCATACAAACTGATCACTGTTGTGCTGCATTGCTTTGGATAGATTCCAAACATTAGTTTAAATATCAATATTTGTTTACAATCTAAGAATCACCAGTTTCAAAGTCACTGGTAgtaatgttgtaaaaaaaaaaaaaaaaaaaaaaaaaaaaaaaaaaaattacacaacaTTGATTGCTGGTTACGCTACTGGCTGTGctgtcccctttaaaaaaaataaaaaataaaaaaaacatgattactGAGAAAATTTAAAAGGCTCcactgttttcagaaaaaaaatcttcttatgttttctgcttctaaatttttttttaattcaatttatttattaattaatatattCAATTTAACTTTCAGCTGGTGTTGGTGTCACTCGTTTGTGAAACAACAGCAAACTACTTTTAACACATCGGCTTTGGATAGTTGTGCTGCAGTGGGTTTCTGCTTCAATTTCAGCTTTGTACAACTACAGTTTCTGCTTCAGTTCTGCGCCTTCAGCATATTACAGTCAACTACATTTATCGAGTAAATGCAAGattttcttaataaataaaaacactttcctACAAGTTAAAATGCTGcttggcaaggcaagtttattttatagcacatttcagtaacaagacaattcaaagtgctttacatgaacagaacagtGTCCCAGATAAGTGGAGTTTAAGAACTAACTGCTGTTTCATGCcttacattttttcttcttaaatatACAAATTATATCTTCTCAAAATGTCTTTTGCACATTAAACAACTATTTTACCTGAATGAAATCTTGAGATGTCATCTTCTTCTTGGTGTCTGTGCTGTCTGAGATCATACTCTCTGGGAAGAAGGTCTGTAGGACAGATAACAGGAATTGTTAGTAAACTGATTTACAAAACTAAAAGACTATAgatttgctttgattttttttcttttcaactgttgCTCTTCAACGTTtataagtgtggaaaaaaatatcactgcTCATCGTTTATGTCAAATGGTTCAGATAAAACCTTAATTGAAATTCTGCGACATGAAAAGGGGGTGTGAAGAAATTGAGAAAGTGTCCAATTTCCCAAAGGCTCCAGAGGGAGGCCGGTTAAGTTTCACTGTGGTAGCATGTTTGCATATCCACAAATGCCTCCTATTTTACAAGATATACATCACACTCCACACTTGTTAGCACCCATTGCATAGATTTGTtaataaaacttaaataaatttaaattttattgcaacaacacatttttctacattttctgtATAGGTTCTGCTGTTGAAACAAAATATTCATTCATTCTAAAGCTTTTTACACACCTTTGCCATGCAGAGAGGATGCTAAAGCTACTAGCCATCATCGCTGACGATTTGGCAGTTTTAGCTAAAAACAATGTGCATAGCTATTAAACAGCCACATGGGATTGATAAAACATTACGCAACTTCCATAATGATACAAAAGAGTTTTGAGGAGTCCTTGACACTACAAGTGTTTCAAAATCCTGTATTTTCtcaaatgtcctttttttccctgatTGTATTCCTGAAGATGTTTCTGACAGCACAATATATCAAGCTTTGTGCCaatttcaatcattttaaatgaTGCAGCTGCACAGATGTCCAACTGGAACCCACGTCTGTGGCTTTTAGTCAATTTAGTCCTGCACAGAACGTTACCTGCCAAGCAGAATAACTAAACGCCATGAACGCAGGCTTTACATACCGTTTGTTTATTGAAGAACTCGTACTTGGCGTAGTTTTTGGAAAAGTGGAACCTCGCCTCGACGTCCACAGACCAGGCGGCCTGAACATCCAGCACGATCTCGTGGTCCTCCAGACATCTCTCTGAAGAAGGCAAGACGAAAGCGTAAACCCAACCGGTCTTCGCGGCCCCGCTTATTGTGCATTTCACCCCTCAGGTTTACCTAGGCCCAGGGTGGGATAGCACTCGAGGAGCGCCCAGTTCTCCTGATCGCTGCAGTGAGCCAGCTGGACCAACAGGTTGCACACTTCTCTGGCTGTTGCGTGGCGAGAAACTGACAAGGACCTGGTAGACCCGTCCTCTCCGTGGACTTGGACCACCTGAGGAAATATACACCACATCCCCTTCGGTTAGACAGAGACACTGGTCCAATTACAAAGCAATTGTTCCAGCATTGTACCGATTATTCTTTTCTGTCGCACTCAAATATTTTGCATCAAACAACTTCAACTTAATAGCAGACAAAGAAACTTAACATGTTGgtttaaaaagcagttttcaaaaggattttattttatcaagggaaaaaaaaagctttccaaaccaacctggctctATTTGTGAAAAAGGTAATTCCCCCTACAAGGTTGTGGCAACCTTGGTGGTAATAACGGCCATCATGTGGTAGCTGACAATGagtcttagttttttttacatgacgGTGGACGAATTTATGACCAACTCTTTTCtataaaattgttttaattcagacaCATTTAAGGGGTTCCACCGTGAGCGGCCTAGTCAAGGTATCTCAATCGGATTCAAGTCCACACTTTGACTAGACAACCCCAAAACTGTggggttttttgtgttttttttttttttcagagaagGATTTAGTggtgtgttgttgttgcagcactttgaatcatcttactgaaaagtgctttataaataaacttgccttgccgaTAACAGTCCTGCTGTATAATCCAAAAAGACTTTAGGCGTAAGATCACAAACTTTTAAAGCTGGAAATTCTCCCTCAGGATTTTTATGCTACAGACCAGAATTCCATCAGCTGTGGCAAACCGTCCAgctcctgaagcagcaaaacagcatcacgcCACCCCCACCACGTCTGACAGTTGGTAtgatctttttctgaaatgttgtaATAGTTTTATAAGAGATTTAACAGAACATAAAATTTCCAAACCACTCCTATTTTGTCCcagtcaaaatatttttcaaaaaaggtCTTGGATATCGTCAGGatgtttttagaaaatatgAGACAGGCATTTGTGCTTTCTTTTGCGCAGCAGGAATTTTGAAATTTGGACTCTCCCTTGGATTCCACTTTCATCCTgcctcttttttattattaaagaaaGAGACTTAAATGTTTCTAAGGAACTGAGAAGCCCTCTACATTACATTTAAagagtataattttttttaaggtatATGCTGAACAGGATTTCAGCATATACCTTAATATATGAAAaatttgtttcactttggacaacgtattttttttaaataaaaaaaaaatagtttttaaacacaaagaaaaataatttgtttgtaCTCATCTTAAAAACGTAACACTGTCTGAAGTACTCATCCATGAGCATTTAAAGAATAAatcccccccccttttttttctaactaaTTATTGGAAAATTTTGGGAATGATTCTTATGCCAAACCTTCTCTGTTGGCTTGTACTGACCATTCACCAGAAACCACAACAAGCTATGCTGACTGCCGTCAGTTTCCTTGAGTATCTGAAAGCCTGTAGATTTTAGCGGTTCATTTTCCAGGTGATTAACTTCTGACGCTTCGATTTGATTCTAGATTACACACCCCGACTCATACTGAGCAAAAAACAATGACCAAACCTCAGATTAAAAGCCAATTTGTGAGGCCAAGAACCATTCAAGTCCTTCAAAGGTCAAGAACCTTGAGTACAATAAGCTTTGCGggtcaaaaataaactttaattggCTTCTAATATCGGACTCAACCGGCATCGGTCCTTATGACAGAAAACATCTCCTTGTTCCTGAGGGTAAAATGCTAGAACCTTCCTGGCGTCAGTCTGGACTAGGAAGCAGCTCTGCACATACCCGAGAGATCAACTGTGCGCCGGTAATTAAACCGGCAGGATCATTCTCTGAGTGAGCGAGACAACGTCTGCGTCCAGCAACaggttttaaagcaaaaaaaaaaaaaaagacaaacccgCCCGACCAGGAGCCCATCAATAAATGAGAACAGACTGGTTGGGCGAGTGCTGGAGtcagacaggcagaaataatGACTGCGCATCGACCTGAGAGGATTACGGAGGAGGAAAACTTCTTTCTATGGAAACCTCTCGCTGCACTCTGACTCACTTCACATCGCCAGGACACATTTGGGTTCCAACAAAGCGTGACAACAACACATATTGGATCACAGATTCAAGAATGACAACACAATGTGCAGTTTTTGATACGCTTTTTCaacacaaagacacattaaCACTCCTAAATGTTGAAAA
Above is a genomic segment from Fundulus heteroclitus isolate FHET01 chromosome 10, MU-UCD_Fhet_4.1, whole genome shotgun sequence containing:
- the grb7 gene encoding growth factor receptor-bound protein 7; protein product: MMEQAETSTKASEDSAAKDSSSEEEVSLCNSTLTLTSLVPDSPPVRRSQPIAITSNRKKEGEFLSSSVSPIPNPFPELCSLPHSSLLNLSLQSESSDKSVVQVHGEDGSTRSLSVSRHATAREVCNLLVQLAHCSDQENWALLECYPTLGLERCLEDHEIVLDVQAAWSVDVEARFHFSKNYAKYEFFNKQTTFFPESMISDSTDTKKKMTSQDFIQNLITSRTTPQIQGFLHLKETSKKSWKKGFFVLRRSGLYKTIKGFEKDPRHLHYTADLDVSNVYTVIGGSKLYGSPTDFTFCIKPTWDQGAVKDLKIMCAETEKIRTLWISAIRLFKYGKLLQHNFKFPKSSPPIPDGSRLADRKSKSEESLVAMDFSGKAGGRVIDNPTEAESAEQEEGQAWRKREALRCCLSNMSSEPCTSNVHKTHPWFHGGLSRGQSEKLIEKQGLVDGMFLVRRSQMHENCFVLSLCYEQKVRHYIVTPIWEEGKHYFSIDHGKTIFIDILQLVEFYQINKGDLPVRLKYPCICVSL